One Gloeobacter morelensis MG652769 DNA window includes the following coding sequences:
- a CDS encoding SDR family NAD(P)-dependent oxidoreductase: MRTLITGASGFIGKRLALRLLGEGREVIYLGRRPVAELERQGARFVQGDIADKAAVDRAMSGVQRGFHLAAWFEFGIDDPEKMERINVGGTRNVLVSALEQGVERVVYSSTTGIYHPTQGVVDECSPVSAAPVTHYTRTKVAAHAAAVALYSQGCPVVVALPGYVYGPDSDGPFGSSLRQLLAGQIPALVGAEQRSSYVHVDDVIEGLLLAERHGALGQTYILAGEAMSFREWYRLVAEVSGTPVPSLELPPWLLYPVAAVSEWLGKLGGRPSIVSREVLDYLQGDMTASGARATKELGWQPRPLRPAMAETIRWYQEHPAG; this comes from the coding sequence ATGAGGACCTTGATAACCGGTGCTTCGGGATTTATCGGCAAACGGCTTGCGCTTCGCCTGCTGGGCGAAGGACGTGAGGTGATCTACCTGGGCCGCCGTCCCGTCGCTGAACTCGAACGGCAGGGTGCCAGGTTTGTGCAGGGCGACATCGCCGACAAAGCTGCCGTCGACAGGGCAATGAGCGGGGTGCAACGGGGGTTTCACCTGGCGGCCTGGTTCGAATTCGGCATCGACGACCCTGAGAAGATGGAGCGCATCAACGTCGGGGGTACGCGCAACGTGCTGGTATCCGCCCTGGAGCAAGGCGTGGAGCGGGTGGTGTATTCAAGCACCACGGGTATCTACCATCCGACCCAGGGGGTCGTCGATGAGTGCTCGCCTGTGAGCGCCGCACCCGTCACCCATTACACCCGCACCAAGGTGGCGGCCCACGCTGCGGCGGTCGCGTTATATTCCCAGGGTTGCCCGGTGGTGGTTGCCCTACCGGGTTATGTCTACGGACCCGACAGCGACGGTCCCTTCGGCAGCAGCCTCCGGCAACTTTTGGCCGGTCAGATCCCGGCTCTGGTGGGGGCCGAGCAGCGCTCCAGCTACGTCCACGTCGACGATGTGATCGAAGGGCTGTTGCTTGCCGAACGACACGGTGCGCTCGGGCAGACGTATATCCTGGCGGGTGAGGCGATGAGCTTTCGCGAATGGTACCGCCTGGTGGCCGAGGTGAGCGGCACGCCGGTCCCGAGTCTGGAACTGCCGCCCTGGCTGCTCTACCCGGTGGCGGCGGTCTCGGAGTGGCTGGGCAAACTGGGCGGCCGCCCTTCGATCGTCTCGCGCGAGGTGCTCGATTATCTGCAGGGCGACATGACCGCTTCAGGAGCCAGGGCCACAAAAGAACTGGGCTGGCAACCGCGACCTTTGCGTCCGGCGATGGCCGAAACCATCCGCTGGTACCAGGAGCACCCGGCCGGATGA
- a CDS encoding 2Fe-2S iron-sulfur cluster-binding protein yields the protein MGDGCACITCAARLIAGEVEHSRTVALKPEQLAAGFVLLCIAHPLSDCRLQVGPESQWELYRNPWRPTI from the coding sequence GTGGGTGATGGTTGCGCTTGCATCACCTGTGCAGCCCGACTGATCGCAGGTGAGGTAGAGCACTCGCGCACCGTTGCCCTCAAACCGGAGCAGCTCGCCGCGGGCTTTGTCCTGCTGTGTATTGCCCACCCCCTCTCGGACTGCCGGCTGCAAGTCGGCCCGGAAAGCCAGTGGGAGCTTTATCGCAATCCCTGGAGACCTACGATTTAA
- a CDS encoding TonB-dependent receptor plug domain-containing protein, which translates to MRSHTLHCAFAWTLALCLPVSCLAETVITRADLNIPLYSARDLVAPALAQAPPRQADSPPVEVPPVLSPQVETLQPLPPMAPIYTVPAAQIEKQGSQSLADVLRGMPGFAVNDVGPAADIHTGTYYRGSSINQSTFLLNGRPYGSNISTYHGATDLNTLPVESIEKVELSSGASSTLYGTEGFGGVVNVITKKGKGPPQFKAGAEWGNYSQANYQASFSGSTEQLSYRVGYQSFLTDNRYYVPEASINRGADGLLFNGDTYRNSYSGNFTFDIDPRNAISLDVTKILSRRGLLYFGFPGSCSPTLALQCDRLDHDGLNLGLGSRHQLGAGEDSVLTVNLGYNQDYFNTYGPTGVRFNRTGTLDTSLLSARVEHDWKSAPNLQLRYGLDATNNQLNSDTLSTLPNRAPFNEVENRAVFNGALFALASWSVAPSAALELGVRQTVNSRFNSYTNPSAGFRWALSPGVALRASWVLAQRNPGLDQLYVYDTVHGWLPNDQLVPETGSAYTAGFDVRFSDALEGKFTYFGSGLNNRLAVVTGQWQNVGAVATNGLEAAVRWQMAPQWSSFLNYTYTDARILTGPESGLQLGFVPYSVGQAGVGYDNGGWQANAQITYGSGSRRAFFNFDSTSTDFSPPWASLDLKARIPINPNLAITAYVENLLDIPYERVNRTYTPGLLYRIGLQTSF; encoded by the coding sequence ATGAGATCCCACACCCTCCATTGCGCCTTCGCCTGGACCCTGGCGCTGTGCCTGCCCGTGTCCTGCCTGGCGGAGACAGTGATCACCCGCGCCGATCTGAACATCCCCTTGTACTCGGCCCGCGACCTGGTAGCTCCCGCCCTTGCCCAAGCGCCACCCAGACAAGCTGATTCCCCACCGGTAGAAGTGCCACCGGTGCTTTCACCCCAGGTGGAGACTTTGCAGCCGCTGCCGCCGATGGCACCGATCTACACAGTTCCCGCCGCCCAAATCGAAAAGCAGGGCTCCCAGAGCCTGGCAGATGTGTTGCGCGGCATGCCGGGCTTTGCCGTCAACGACGTCGGACCGGCGGCGGATATTCACACCGGCACCTACTACCGGGGATCTTCGATCAACCAGTCGACGTTTTTGCTCAACGGCCGCCCTTACGGCTCCAACATCAGCACCTACCACGGCGCCACCGACTTAAACACCCTGCCGGTCGAATCGATCGAAAAAGTAGAGCTTTCCAGCGGCGCCAGTTCGACACTCTACGGCACCGAGGGCTTCGGCGGCGTGGTGAACGTGATCACCAAAAAGGGCAAAGGCCCGCCCCAATTCAAAGCCGGGGCCGAGTGGGGCAATTACTCCCAGGCAAACTACCAGGCGAGTTTCTCCGGGTCCACCGAGCAGTTGAGCTACCGGGTGGGCTATCAGAGTTTTTTGACCGACAACCGCTACTACGTGCCGGAAGCATCGATCAATCGCGGCGCGGACGGGTTGCTTTTCAACGGCGACACCTACCGCAACAGCTACTCGGGCAACTTTACTTTTGACATCGACCCTCGCAATGCCATCAGCCTCGATGTCACCAAGATCCTCTCGCGGCGAGGATTGTTGTACTTCGGTTTTCCCGGCAGCTGCAGTCCGACCCTGGCGCTGCAGTGCGACCGCCTCGACCACGACGGCCTCAACCTTGGCCTGGGATCGCGCCATCAGCTTGGGGCGGGCGAGGATTCGGTGCTCACGGTCAACCTCGGCTACAACCAGGATTACTTCAACACCTACGGCCCCACCGGCGTGCGCTTCAACCGCACCGGCACCCTCGACACCAGCTTGCTGAGCGCCCGCGTCGAACACGACTGGAAGAGCGCCCCCAATCTGCAGTTGCGCTACGGTCTCGATGCCACCAACAACCAACTCAATAGCGACACGCTCAGCACGCTGCCCAATCGGGCGCCCTTCAACGAAGTAGAAAATCGGGCCGTCTTCAACGGTGCCCTGTTCGCCCTGGCAAGCTGGAGCGTAGCCCCCTCGGCGGCGCTGGAACTGGGGGTGCGCCAGACCGTCAACAGCCGCTTCAACAGTTACACCAACCCGAGCGCCGGTTTTCGCTGGGCGCTCAGCCCCGGTGTCGCCCTGCGCGCAAGCTGGGTGCTCGCCCAGCGCAACCCCGGCCTCGATCAGCTCTACGTCTACGACACCGTGCACGGCTGGCTGCCCAACGATCAATTGGTGCCTGAGACCGGTTCGGCCTACACCGCCGGCTTCGACGTGCGTTTCAGCGACGCGCTCGAAGGCAAATTCACCTACTTCGGCAGCGGCCTGAATAATCGCCTTGCCGTCGTGACCGGCCAATGGCAGAACGTCGGGGCGGTGGCCACCAACGGCCTGGAGGCGGCGGTGCGCTGGCAGATGGCCCCGCAGTGGTCGAGTTTTCTCAACTACACCTACACCGATGCGCGCATCCTGACCGGGCCGGAATCGGGATTGCAATTGGGCTTTGTGCCCTACTCGGTAGGCCAGGCCGGGGTAGGCTACGACAACGGCGGCTGGCAGGCCAACGCGCAGATCACCTACGGCAGCGGCTCGCGCCGGGCATTCTTTAACTTCGACAGCACCAGCACCGATTTCTCGCCCCCCTGGGCCTCGCTCGATCTCAAAGCCCGTATCCCGATCAACCCGAACCTGGCGATTACTGCCTACGTCGAGAACCTGCTCGACATCCCCTACGAGCGGGTCAACCGCACCTACACCCCCGGATTGCTCTACCGAATCGGTCTGCAGACAAGTTTCTAG
- a CDS encoding HD domain-containing protein: protein MSIYSVRYNDALILAARAHRDQLRKGTDIPYVMHPFHVSLLLIRCGYSEDVAIAALLHDVVEDCNVSLEAIETAFGPQVARLVEAVSEIKLRNGEKIAWEERKRLAIGHLCIAGPEVAALKAADTLHNVQSMIHELRTHGPGVWAHFGRGPQPTFRYYREVLSAVRLWLDSDHPLFVALEQAVQAVENLSREGGEGFLSVKVDALSDLPP, encoded by the coding sequence ATGTCTATCTACTCCGTCCGCTACAACGACGCGCTCATTCTTGCCGCCAGAGCCCACCGCGACCAATTGCGCAAGGGCACCGACATTCCCTACGTCATGCATCCTTTTCACGTCTCGCTGCTGCTCATCCGCTGCGGTTACAGCGAAGATGTGGCGATTGCCGCCCTGCTGCACGATGTGGTCGAAGACTGCAATGTCAGCCTGGAAGCGATCGAGACGGCCTTCGGCCCGCAAGTCGCCCGGTTGGTGGAGGCAGTGTCCGAGATCAAATTGCGCAATGGTGAGAAGATTGCCTGGGAAGAGCGCAAGCGACTCGCCATCGGGCACCTTTGCATCGCCGGGCCGGAGGTGGCCGCCTTAAAAGCGGCCGACACCCTGCACAATGTCCAGTCGATGATCCACGAACTGCGCACCCATGGTCCTGGAGTCTGGGCTCACTTTGGGCGCGGTCCGCAACCGACTTTTCGGTACTACCGTGAGGTGCTCTCTGCCGTACGTCTGTGGCTGGACAGCGACCATCCGCTTTTTGTCGCACTGGAGCAGGCCGTCCAAGCGGTCGAAAATCTCTCCCGTGAAGGCGGCGAGGGATTTTTGTCCGTGAAGGTTGACGCTCTATCGGATCTGCCCCCATAA
- a CDS encoding Uma2 family endonuclease, translated as MVEVKRKLLSVQEFLALPETDVTYELVNGEAIPKMSPKLHHSAIQRALLFLMDNWCQGRGRIEPEWAVMLERSGEGWVPIPDLIYISYALLPREWMHDEACPLPPELVVEIISPGQTFGLLAAKASDYLAAGVLRVWVVDNLARSITVFFPDRPPVTYQEDTPIQDNLFAQLDLTAAQVFSRAGLSGN; from the coding sequence GTGGTCGAGGTAAAAAGGAAGCTGCTCTCAGTTCAAGAGTTTCTGGCCCTTCCGGAAACCGATGTGACCTATGAATTGGTCAACGGAGAAGCAATCCCAAAGATGTCGCCGAAACTTCATCACTCTGCGATCCAGAGAGCCCTGCTGTTCTTGATGGATAACTGGTGCCAGGGAAGAGGACGCATCGAGCCTGAATGGGCTGTTATGCTCGAACGTAGTGGAGAAGGTTGGGTACCGATCCCGGATTTGATCTATATTTCGTATGCCTTGCTGCCTCGGGAGTGGATGCACGATGAGGCGTGCCCCCTACCACCAGAGTTGGTGGTTGAGATTATCTCGCCGGGACAAACCTTCGGACTTTTAGCGGCCAAAGCATCGGACTATTTGGCGGCGGGTGTGCTCCGGGTTTGGGTGGTAGACAATTTGGCGCGAAGCATCACCGTATTTTTTCCCGACCGGCCGCCGGTTACCTACCAAGAAGACACACCCATACAAGACAACCTGTTCGCACAATTGGATTTGACCGCAGCCCAGGTGTTTAGCCGGGCCGGTTTGTCGGGCAACTGA
- the purF gene encoding amidophosphoribosyltransferase, with protein sequence MTYAAPSAPDKPEEACGVFGILAPGEAVAKLTYFGLFALQHRGQESAGIAVLDGDRLTMHKDMGLVSQVFDEALLNELQGQLAVGHTRYSTTGSSRKVNAQPVVSRTRLGPVVLAHNGNLVNAAQLREELLAREHTLLATTDSEEIVHAIGEAVDDGKGWVEGTVHALKRCRGAFSLVIGTPAGLMGTRDANGVRPLVIGTLKGRYVLASETCALSIIGAKYLRDVEPGELVFITESGLESYHWAKPEPRMCIFEMIYFARPDSRVNAESLYTYRERLGEILAQEAPVQADVVIPVPDSGTPAAIGYARASGILFQQGLIKNHYVGRTFIQPTQTMREAGIKMKLNPLPDVIEGKRIVIVDDSIVRGTTSRKIVQALRDSGAREVHMRISSPPVTHPCFYGIDTDSQDQLIAATKSVDEIARHIEVDSLAYLSVEGMLKATRTDDQGFCTACFTGDYPIPIPDEIRRTKLVLEKTAAS encoded by the coding sequence ATGACCTACGCTGCACCCTCTGCTCCCGACAAGCCTGAGGAGGCTTGCGGGGTCTTCGGCATCCTGGCGCCGGGCGAAGCCGTCGCCAAATTGACCTACTTCGGTCTGTTCGCGCTCCAGCATCGCGGCCAGGAGTCGGCGGGTATTGCTGTGCTCGACGGCGACCGGCTAACGATGCACAAGGACATGGGTCTGGTCTCCCAGGTCTTTGACGAGGCACTTCTGAACGAGCTGCAGGGACAATTGGCCGTGGGCCACACCCGCTACTCGACCACCGGCTCCAGCCGCAAGGTAAACGCCCAGCCGGTCGTCTCCCGCACGCGCCTCGGTCCGGTCGTCCTCGCCCACAACGGCAACCTGGTCAACGCCGCCCAGCTGCGCGAAGAGTTGCTCGCCCGCGAGCACACCCTGCTGGCCACCACCGATTCTGAAGAGATTGTCCACGCTATCGGCGAGGCGGTCGACGACGGCAAGGGCTGGGTCGAGGGGACCGTTCACGCCCTTAAGCGCTGCCGCGGTGCCTTCAGCCTGGTGATCGGCACCCCGGCGGGGCTGATGGGCACCCGCGACGCCAACGGCGTGCGTCCGCTGGTGATTGGCACCCTCAAGGGCCGCTACGTGCTCGCGAGCGAGACCTGCGCCCTCAGCATCATCGGTGCGAAATACCTGCGCGACGTCGAGCCCGGCGAACTGGTGTTTATCACCGAATCGGGCCTGGAGTCCTACCACTGGGCGAAGCCCGAACCGCGGATGTGCATCTTTGAGATGATTTATTTTGCCCGTCCCGATTCGCGCGTGAACGCCGAGAGCCTCTACACCTACCGCGAGCGCCTGGGCGAGATTCTCGCTCAGGAGGCCCCTGTGCAGGCGGACGTCGTCATCCCGGTCCCCGACTCAGGTACCCCCGCCGCCATCGGCTACGCCCGCGCCTCCGGCATTCTTTTCCAGCAAGGTCTCATCAAGAATCACTACGTAGGCCGCACGTTCATCCAACCCACCCAGACCATGCGCGAGGCGGGCATCAAGATGAAGCTCAATCCGTTGCCCGACGTCATCGAAGGCAAGCGGATCGTAATCGTCGACGATTCGATCGTGCGCGGCACCACCAGCCGCAAGATCGTCCAGGCCCTGCGCGACAGCGGTGCGCGCGAGGTGCACATGCGCATCTCCTCACCCCCGGTCACCCATCCCTGTTTCTACGGCATCGACACCGACTCGCAGGACCAGTTGATTGCCGCCACCAAGAGCGTGGATGAAATTGCCCGGCACATCGAGGTGGACAGCCTCGCCTACTTGAGTGTCGAAGGGATGCTCAAGGCGACCCGCACCGACGACCAGGGCTTTTGCACCGCCTGCTTCACCGGCGATTACCCGATTCCGATTCCCGATGAGATCCGCCGCACCAAACTGGTGCTCGAAAAAACCGCAGCTAGCTGA
- the purL gene encoding phosphoribosylformylglycinamidine synthase subunit PurL — MTAPTESSPFSPADLARHRLSPQEYRRITELIGRHPNLNELGMFSVMWSEHCCYKNSRPLLKGFPTTGPRVLVGPGENAGVIDIGDGLRVAFKIESHNHPSAVEPFQGAATGVGGILRDIFTMGARPIASLNSLRFGPLEDARNRALFRGVVHGIGHYGNCVGVPTVGGEVYFDPTYSGNPLVNAMAIGVLETPEIVRSGAAGIGNPVLYVGSTTGRDGMGGASFASAELSEESQKDRPAVQVGDPFTEKSLIEACLEAFRTGAVVAAQDMGAAGLTCSSSEMAAKGGVGIEMDLDLVPVRETGMVPYEFLLSESQERMLFVAEKGREGELIALFERWGLHAVVVGRVIGEPLVRIFHSGTVVAELPARALTDEAPVYPRAVLPEPPAAILKLRAFDWHSLAEPADYTEALLTLLDSPTIGSKSWVYRQYDHQVQNNTVIVPGAADAAVIRVRLQSFGPGEVEAVPFTERGIAATVDCNSRYVYLDPYRGAMLAVAEAARNLSCVGATPLAVTDNLNFGSPEKPEGYWQLAMACRGIADACLELMTPVTGGNVSLYNETQSDGGTTAIYPTPTIGMVGLVEDIHRTCSQNFKSPGDLVYLLGGGEPTLGGSEYLTCLHGAVAGEPPVLDMALEIQVQSVCRLGIERGLFKSAHDVAEGGLAVALAECCITGNLGLDAVLGANHPRADVVCFGEMAAAIIVTIDPGDRVACELWLECSLAERWKLLGTVAAQSFDLRVENRDCRISTSCERLKVTFEQAIPRRMEHIPVTEAPQR; from the coding sequence ATGACCGCGCCGACCGAGTCCTCCCCATTTAGCCCCGCCGATCTGGCCCGCCACCGCCTGAGCCCCCAGGAGTACCGGCGCATCACCGAACTTATCGGACGCCACCCCAACCTTAACGAGTTGGGCATGTTCAGCGTCATGTGGTCGGAGCACTGCTGCTACAAAAATTCCCGGCCGCTGCTCAAAGGCTTTCCAACCACCGGCCCGCGGGTGCTGGTCGGACCGGGCGAAAACGCCGGGGTGATCGATATCGGCGACGGCCTGCGCGTCGCCTTCAAAATCGAATCGCACAATCACCCGAGTGCGGTGGAGCCGTTTCAGGGGGCAGCCACCGGCGTTGGGGGCATTCTGCGCGACATTTTTACGATGGGGGCGCGGCCCATCGCCTCGCTCAATTCGCTGCGCTTCGGACCGCTCGAAGACGCCCGCAACCGGGCGCTTTTTCGGGGCGTCGTTCACGGCATCGGCCACTACGGCAATTGTGTCGGAGTGCCCACGGTTGGGGGCGAGGTGTACTTTGATCCGACCTACTCCGGCAATCCGCTGGTGAATGCCATGGCCATCGGCGTGCTCGAAACCCCCGAGATCGTCCGCTCCGGGGCGGCGGGCATCGGCAACCCGGTGCTCTATGTCGGTTCTACCACCGGCCGCGACGGCATGGGTGGGGCGAGCTTCGCCTCGGCGGAACTTTCTGAGGAATCGCAAAAGGACCGCCCCGCGGTGCAGGTGGGCGACCCGTTCACCGAAAAATCGCTCATCGAGGCGTGTCTGGAGGCTTTTCGCACCGGGGCGGTGGTGGCGGCTCAGGACATGGGGGCGGCGGGGCTCACCTGCTCGTCTTCGGAGATGGCCGCCAAGGGTGGGGTCGGTATCGAGATGGACCTCGACCTGGTGCCCGTGCGCGAGACGGGCATGGTGCCCTACGAATTTCTGCTTTCTGAGTCGCAGGAGCGTATGCTCTTCGTAGCCGAGAAGGGCCGCGAAGGCGAACTGATCGCCCTGTTTGAGCGCTGGGGGCTGCACGCGGTGGTGGTGGGCCGGGTGATCGGCGAACCCCTGGTGCGCATTTTCCATAGCGGCACGGTCGTGGCCGAACTTCCTGCCCGCGCCCTCACCGACGAGGCCCCGGTCTATCCCCGAGCGGTGCTCCCCGAGCCCCCGGCTGCGATCCTTAAGCTCAGGGCCTTCGACTGGCATTCGCTCGCTGAACCCGCCGACTACACCGAAGCGCTGCTTACGCTGCTCGACAGTCCGACGATTGGTTCCAAAAGTTGGGTTTACCGCCAGTACGACCACCAGGTGCAGAACAACACGGTGATCGTGCCGGGGGCAGCCGACGCCGCTGTCATCCGGGTGCGTCTGCAGAGTTTTGGTCCCGGCGAAGTCGAAGCGGTGCCGTTTACCGAGCGGGGCATCGCCGCCACGGTCGATTGCAACAGCCGCTACGTCTATCTCGACCCGTACCGGGGGGCGATGCTCGCCGTGGCCGAGGCGGCCCGCAACTTGAGCTGTGTGGGGGCTACTCCGCTCGCGGTCACCGACAACCTCAATTTCGGTTCCCCCGAAAAGCCCGAGGGCTACTGGCAGCTGGCGATGGCCTGCCGGGGGATCGCAGATGCCTGCCTTGAGCTGATGACCCCGGTCACCGGCGGCAACGTCTCGCTCTACAACGAGACCCAAAGCGACGGCGGGACAACAGCCATCTACCCGACCCCCACAATCGGTATGGTCGGGCTGGTGGAAGATATCCACCGCACCTGCAGCCAGAATTTCAAGTCCCCCGGCGATTTGGTGTATCTGCTGGGGGGCGGCGAACCGACCCTGGGCGGATCCGAGTACCTGACTTGTCTGCACGGCGCGGTGGCGGGCGAGCCTCCGGTTCTGGATATGGCCCTTGAAATTCAGGTGCAGTCGGTCTGCCGCCTGGGTATCGAGCGGGGGTTGTTCAAATCGGCCCACGACGTTGCCGAAGGTGGTCTTGCCGTTGCTTTGGCCGAGTGCTGCATCACAGGCAACCTGGGGCTCGACGCTGTGCTGGGGGCGAATCACCCGCGCGCCGATGTGGTGTGCTTTGGGGAGATGGCTGCCGCCATCATTGTCACCATCGATCCTGGCGACCGGGTCGCCTGCGAACTCTGGCTCGAATGCTCCCTAGCTGAGCGCTGGAAACTCCTGGGCACAGTCGCCGCGCAAAGTTTCGATCTGCGTGTCGAAAATCGCGATTGCCGCATCTCCACTTCCTGCGAGCGGCTCAAGGTCACCTTCGAACAAGCCATCCCCCGCCGGATGGAGCACATACCTGTCACCGAGGCACCCCAACGATGA
- a CDS encoding vitamin K epoxide reductase family protein, translating into MKTVSQQEAAWPRWAIAGLAACGSALTAYLTWTKVSASQAAFCTEGAGCDLVLQSPYASLFGIPVSALGLGLYLTLLLVALLPRVDRWRWGALFGLSLVGVTFSAYLIYLLMFEIVALCLYCVASAALIAAIFALTLVGHRWEKPDNLVLGGLGVVLAGMAGIWGIYNVQSVSAGPLDYSVALAKHLRTTGAKFYGASWCPHCQDQKKAFGEEAERFVPYIECSPGGRGAPPAKVCTEAGIDGYPTWEIGGKRYEGGYPLKDLARLSGFNPAATAGEAKKP; encoded by the coding sequence ATGAAGACCGTTTCGCAGCAAGAGGCCGCCTGGCCGCGCTGGGCCATCGCCGGTCTGGCCGCCTGCGGCAGTGCACTCACTGCCTATCTCACCTGGACAAAGGTGTCTGCTTCCCAGGCGGCGTTCTGCACCGAGGGTGCCGGGTGCGATCTGGTACTGCAGAGCCCTTATGCTTCACTTTTCGGGATACCCGTTTCGGCGTTGGGCCTGGGGCTGTATTTGACGCTGTTGCTGGTGGCGCTGCTGCCGCGGGTCGACCGCTGGCGCTGGGGAGCATTGTTCGGCCTGTCGTTGGTCGGGGTCACCTTTAGTGCGTATTTGATCTATCTGCTGATGTTTGAGATCGTGGCTTTGTGTCTTTACTGCGTAGCCTCGGCCGCCTTGATCGCCGCCATCTTTGCGCTGACGCTGGTGGGTCACCGTTGGGAGAAGCCCGACAATCTGGTCCTGGGGGGCCTGGGTGTGGTGCTCGCGGGTATGGCCGGCATCTGGGGCATTTACAACGTCCAGAGTGTCAGCGCCGGCCCGCTCGATTACTCGGTGGCCCTCGCCAAGCATCTGCGCACCACCGGCGCCAAGTTCTACGGCGCTTCCTGGTGCCCGCACTGCCAGGATCAGAAAAAAGCCTTCGGCGAGGAGGCCGAGCGCTTTGTACCTTATATCGAATGTTCGCCCGGCGGGCGGGGTGCGCCCCCGGCCAAAGTCTGCACCGAGGCTGGGATCGACGGCTATCCCACCTGGGAAATCGGCGGCAAGCGCTACGAGGGCGGCTATCCGCTCAAGGATCTGGCCCGTCTGTCGGGCTTCAACCCGGCTGCCACTGCCGGGGAAGCCAAGAAGCCCTGA
- a CDS encoding cupin domain-containing protein, giving the protein MKISLDQVVPVPVTHDPQLNKRVLIKDADTRSNLKMLNHARMEPGESFRAHSHASMEEVFYFLEGQGKFCLGDQHLTVSAGDCVLVSAGTAHSCCNTGTSPLVFLAFGVAL; this is encoded by the coding sequence ATGAAAATCAGCCTGGATCAGGTTGTACCGGTGCCGGTCACCCACGACCCGCAGCTCAATAAACGCGTGCTCATCAAAGACGCCGACACGCGCTCCAACCTCAAAATGCTCAATCACGCGCGCATGGAGCCGGGCGAGTCGTTCCGCGCCCACAGCCATGCTTCGATGGAGGAAGTATTTTACTTCCTGGAAGGCCAAGGGAAATTTTGCCTGGGCGATCAGCACTTGACGGTTTCGGCAGGCGATTGTGTGTTGGTGTCGGCGGGAACAGCCCACAGCTGCTGCAACACCGGCACAAGCCCTCTGGTTTTTCTGGCCTTTGGGGTGGCTCTTTAA